GCCAGGCGCCGGCCTACCCGGCGGACCTCGCCGACGCGCTCGCCGTCTCCCGGACCCGCCTGTCCAACCACCTGGCCTGCCTGCGCGACTGCGGCCTTGTGGTCACCGTGCCGGACGGGCGCCGTACCCGCTACGAGCTCGCCGACCCCCGCCTCGGCCACGCCCTGGACCACTTGCTCGCCGCCGTGGTCGCGGTCGAAGGCGACAAGACCTGCCCGGACGCCGCCACGAAGGACTGCTGCTGATGACCGCGATATCCCTCGGGCCGTCCCCGGCCCGCCGCGACGCGCTCGCCCGCCGCATACGCTTCCTGGTCGCCGCGACCATCACCTACAACGTCATCGAGGCCGTCGTCGCGATCACCGCGGGCACGATCGCCTCCTCCACGGCGCTGATCGGCTTCGGGCTGGACTCCGTGATCGAGGTGTCCTCCGCCGCGGCGGTCGCCTGGCAGTTCTCCGCCCGCGACCACGCCGTACGCGACGCCCGGGAGAAGACGACCCTGCGGATCATCGCGGTCTCCTTCTTTGCCCTCGCCGCGTACGTCAGCGTCGACGCCGTCCGGGCCCTGACCGGCACCGGAGAGGCCGAGCGGTCCGTCCCCGGCATCGTCATCGCCGCCCTGTCACTGGCGATCATGCCGTTCCTCTCCGCTGCCCAACGCAAGGCCGGCCGTGAACTCGGCTCCGCCTCCGCGGTCGCCGACTCCAAGCAGACACTGCTGTGCACCTACCTGTCCGCGGTGCTCCTGATCGGCCTGGTCCTCAACGCCACGCTCGGCTGGTCCTGGGCCGACCCGATCGCCGCCCTCGTCATCGCCACCATCGCGGTGAAAGAGGGCCGCGACGCCTGGCAGGGCAAGGGCTGCTGCGCACCCACCGCCCACACTCCGGTCCCCGCCGGGGCGGCCGCGGCCGAGGCGGACGCATGCGGCTGCAAGCCGGGCTGCACCTGCTGCTCGTGAACATCTCATTGCCGCCCCGCCCTCCCTCTGGGTGCTCCCTCGATACTGACCGGGCAATCACGGAGCGGCGGGGGCAGCAGTGGAGTGGACGATCTGGGCCGGGTTCGCGGCCGGCCTGCTGATCTCAACGGTGACCGCGCCGGTCGGCGTGTCCGGCGCGGTCTTCCTCCTGCCGGTCCAGCTCAGCGTCCTCGGCGTGCCGAGCCCCGCGGTCACGCCGACGAACCTGCTGTTCAATGTGGTGGCTGGGCCCGGCGCACTGTGGCGCTACCGCCGCGATGGCGCTCTGCGCGGCGGCCTGGCCCGGCGCCTCGTTGCCTGGACGCTGCCCGGCGTCATCGCCGGCGCCGCCATCCGCGTCTTCGCCCTCCCCGGCCCCGACGTCTTCCGGATCCTGGTCGCCGCCTTCCTCCTTCCACTTGGCACGTGGCTGTGCCTGCGCACCCTGCACCCCGCCCGGCGGCGGCCGGACGCGGCCGAGCCGTCGGCGCGCGCGCTCGCCGCACTTGCCCTGACGGTCGGGGTGGTCGGCGGGATCTACGGGATCGGCGGCGGTTCCCTACTCGGGCCCATCCTCGCCGCGCGCGGTATGCCCATGGCCCGCATCGCACCGGCTACCCTCGCCGCCACCTTCACCACATCCGTCGCCGGGGCCGCCGCGTACGCCGTGCTGGCCCTGGCGAGCCCCGGGCCCGTCGCACCCGATTGGTGGCTAGGTCTGGCCTGCGGCGCCGGGGGGCTGATCGGCGGCTACCTCGGCGCACGGCTCCAGCCTCACCTGCCCGAAACCGCGCTCCGGCTCCTGCTCGGAGCCCTCGCAGGCGCCCTCGGCGCGGTGTACGCCGTCCAGGCCCTGGCCTGATCCCCGAGGCGGTTGGCTCGGGCGACGAAGGCTCCGCCAGCCCGAACCCGCGCGCTCGTCCATTTCTGAGCGCCGCGCACGATCCGGTTCCGGCGTCATGCCGTCCGGGAATCCACGAACCCGTGCGCTTCCGTGTGGGACCTCCTCGCCCACCCTGAACTCGGCGATGTCCGCAGCCGCCCGTACACCGAGCGGCGCGCCCTTCTCCTCGACCTGCTTCACGACGTGCCGCCCCCGATCCAGGCCGTACCCGCCACGGATGATCCGGACGTCGCACAGGACTGGTACGACACGCTTCAGGGCCAGGGCATCGAGGGCGTCGTCTGTAAGCGCGCCACGTCCCCGTACCGGGCCGGTCGGTCTGGAAGAAGGTGCGGCACTCGGACACCGTCGACGCCGACGTCGTCGGCTACATCGGCCCGGCATCCCGGCCCCATCGCGTGGCGGTCCGGCTGCCGGACGGAAGCCGCGTGCTGTCGCAGGCGCTGACGGCTCCCGTCGCTGCGGAGATCGCCCGTCACATCCTCGACGCCGGCCCCGGGCGGAGGGCTCGGACTTCAGCCGGTGACGCCTACGTGACGACCAGCCGGGGCCTCGTGGTGGAGGTCCTCGCGGGGACCACGCGGCACGCGGTGGTCACGGTTACCCGGATGCGCTGACCCGCAACGGCGGGACGATTCGAAAGCGGGCCGCGAGACCGCCGATTTGAGGTCCGCTCACGACGTTTTGAAAGTCTCCTCAGAAATTTTTCGCGCTGCGTGACATCGAAGTGGCAACGACACATAGCAGCGGGCGTGACCGTTGAGATATCACTAGAGAACTGCAACTCGGTCGACAACACGGGGGAGGTGTTGCCTGATCACCGATATGACGTCGCCCTCGACGTCGCGCTCGCTCTACCCGGACGCCAGGGGGAGCGGATCGCACGCGATGAAGCGCTCGTCGAGGACCTACGCCGTGGGGACTTCAAGGGGCCGCGCTACGACATGTTCGAGAACCGCCTCGCCGGCGAGGCGCTGCCCCAGCTCAAGGGCATGCTGCGCACCGGAACCCTGATCACGGATTCCCTGAGGAGGTGGAAGGAAGCAGGGAAGCCTTTCGGCGTCGCGGAAGGACACCGTCACCTACTGCGCGAGGATCTCGAGCAGCGCGACATCCTGGCCGTGGACATCCTGCTGCCCACGCTGGACTCTTTCCGCCGTAAGGCCCTGGTCGAGGGCGGATGGAACCCGCGGCACAAGGGAGGCCACGGGCCGGGCTGCCTGATGACCTACTTCATCGGGCGCTGCAGCTGGGAGTTCCGGCAGCAGTACGAGAAGTGGAGCATCAAGCAGCGGCGCATCGCTGAGGTGCACGCCAAGCTCCTCGACCCGGAGGCGTTCTTGCTGTCCGTGGCCAGCAGCGAAGGCACCGACTTGCACAGCGGCGGCGTGGTGCTCGACATGCTGCGCAAGCAGCCCCGGCAGACGCAGGCCGTCCTGGCGCTGGTGCTCCAGGGCTACGAACAGTTGGAGATCGCCGACCGGCTGCAGGTCTCGCGGGGCGCGGTGGCGAACTCGATCTACCGGTTCCGGCAGAAGGTGCTGCGCGCGGAGCATGAGGGGAAGATCCACATTCCGATGGCGCGCGCGTACACGGACCATAAGAGCGGGCCTGCCGTGCGCCCTATGGTGCAGCACGGCATGGGTGGCAGGGCCCTGTGGCGAGGGGAGTCCCGGTGAACGGGCGCCAATGGGCTATGCCTGCCCGCGTTGCCGGCCTGGTCGGCGGTGGGGCCGTGTTCGGGGTGTCTGCATTCGCGGGCGCGCCGTGGTGGGTCCTGCTGGGTGCTCTGGCCTTAGGCACGCTGCCCTCGGTCCTGCCGCAGGAGTCCGAGCACCGGCGAGACATCTTCCGGGACTACCTCCGGCACCGTGAGCGCATGGCGCGGCTCCGGCGCGAGACGCGCCCCGGGCAACTGACGGCGCCGGGGAGGGATGAGTGACGTGCGGGTCCGTGGTCGGCGACAATCGCAGCGTGCCGGAGTACGCCTCGATCACCGCGCTGGACCGACTCCTCGACGACCTCAAGGTCGGCGAGGCCCGCCGGCGTCAGCTCGCCATGGTCCGAGGGGAGATGGAGCGGGCGCTGGCCCGGGACGCGCTGCCGGTGGGAGCCCGGCGCAGCCTGCAGCGCCTCCTCGAAGAACCAACGCTCAAGTCGTACATACGGATCGCTGAGTCCGGGGCGCTGCGGCACCGCCGCGTCGGCGGCGGTTTCCCGCCCACTTCTCAGCCGACCAACGAGATCCGGCGCCGGTGCGTCGACCTGCTGCGCGAAGCGCTCGGCCTGCCCGGGGTCGGTCTCGGTGGCGGCGAGGTCGCGCTGCAGCCTGCGCCGGAGGCGGCCACCCTCGCCGCGCTGCACCGCCAGCTCGACCGGTACCTGGGCGGGGCGATGTCCCCGGCGCAGACCCGGCTGACGGCTGTGCTCGCGCTGGAGCTGGACACCGCGGCACGAAGTGGGGAGCTGGCCGCGCTGCGCACCACGGACCTGAGCGAGAACAACATCGCAGTGTTCGTCGAGCGGCACCCCCAGGGCGGCGGCACCGTCGAGGGGGAGTGGGTCGAGACCTCGGCGCTGACCCGGGCCGCGCTGGAGCGCTGGTTGTCGGTGCGCGAGGACCTGGTGCAGCGGGCCCACGGCACCTCTCGGCTGTGGGTGTCTCTCTGGATGAACCACGACGGCGTCCTCGACGACGAAGGGCGCACGGTGATCCGTCCTCCCGGGATGCCGCTGGAGGAGAACGGGCTCGTGAGCTCGTTCCGGATCGGCAGGCTGCGCTTGGCGGGAGCTGCGCAAGACCGGGGCGCTCCCCCTGGGACAGGGCATCTGGGCCGTGCCGGAGGTGCCGGTCTTCGCCGACGGCGTGCAGCGGGCCCTCGAACTCACCGACGGCGCCGGCGGCCAGGGCGTGGCCCTCCAGGCTTCCGGCCGTACGGCCGAGGATGCGGCCCGCTTCCGGGAGATGTTCACGGCCGCCCGCACGGCCGAGTGGACGGAGTTCCTCGCGGACTGCGGCAAGTTCGAGGAGGAGATCGCCAAGGACCGCATCGCGAAGTTCACCCTGGCCGAGCTGGAGGAAGAGGAGCAGAGCCTGGAGCGGCTGCGCCGCTGGCACCGGGATCTGACTGCGCGGGACGTCTTCGGCGCCCCCGAAGCCGCCGAAGCGGGGATACGGCTCAAGCAGTGCACAGCCGTCTGCGAGGACTACGCCGAGCGCGTCTTCGCCGCGCTGCACACCAGCGACGAGGACCCATCGTGAGCCACCAGCCCATAACCCAGGCCGCCCCGAAGCGAGCGATGTGGCCGCTGTACGCGGCCGGGTTCACCACCGCCTTCGGCGCGCACGGCATCGCCGCCAACCTCGGAGGCTTGTCCGAGGACGCCGTCACCTCGCTCCTGGTCCTGGGCGGCCTGCTCGCCCTGTACGACGGCGCGGAAGTCATACTCAAGCCGGTCTTCGGCTCGCTCGCCGACCGGATCGGCGGCAAGCCGGTCCTCCTCGGCGGTCTGATCGCCTTCGCCGCCGCCTCCGCGCTGTACGCGATCGCCGACAGCCCCGGCTGGCTGTGGGCGGCCCGCCTGGGCCAGGGCGCCGCGGCATCCGCGTTCTCCCCCTCGGCCTCCGCCCTGGTCGCCCGCCTCAACCCGGCTGCCAAGCGCGGGCGTGCGTTCGGCAGCTACGGGTTCTACAAGTCCATCGGCTACACCCTCGGCCCGCTCCTTGGCGGCGTCCTCGTCTGGGCCGGGGGCCTGCGTCTGCTGTTCACGGTGATGGCCCTGTGCGCAGCCGTCGTTGCCGTGTGGGCCGCGCTCGCCGTGCCCGTCGTTCCGCCGCTGCCCCGCAAGCGGCAGACGGTCGCCGACCTCGCGCGGCGCCTGGCCGACCGGTCCTTCCTCGCCCCCACCGCGGCGCTCGCCGCGGCCACCGCCGCGCTCTCCGTCGGGGTGGGCTTCCTCCCCGTCTCGGGAGCCGCAGCCGGGCTCGGCACCGTGGCCACCGGCGCCGCCGTCTCCGTCCTCGCCGCCACCGCGGCCATCGTCCAGCCCAAGGCCGGCCGCGCCCTCGACGCCGGACGCCTGACCACCCGTACAGGTCTTCTCACCGGACTGCTCATCACCGCCGCCGGACTCGCGGCCGCCATGCTGCCCGGCCTGCCCGGGGTTCTGCTGGCCGCCGCCCTCATCGGCACCGGCACCGGACTGATCACCCCGCTCGGCTTCGCCGCCCTCGCCGCCTCGACCCCGGAGGAGCACATGGGCCAGACCATGGGCTCCGCCGAACTCGGCCGCGAACTCGGCGACGCCGGCGGCCCTTTGCTCGTCGCCGGCGTGGCCACCGCCGCCACCCTCACCTACGGATACGCGGCCCTCGCCATTCTCCTGGCCGCAGGTGCGCTGCTCGCCCTTGCCAGCCGCCGCCGAACGGACCCCACGCCGAGCTGACCCGTCCCGCACCCGCAGAGTCCGGCCGCAAGCGTTCACATGTTTCGACACTATGACGGCTCACCGCCCACGGCACGTACAGGATGAGTCGGCGACGACTCCGGCAGGCGACGCACTCCCCCGTCTCTACCAGTGCGAGTCGAGCGGGGGCGGTGTAAAGAGGAGTCATGGCACAGCGATCTGCAGGGCTTCGCCAGCCGGAGCGTGCGAGCCGGGCGCTGGTCGCCATCCCCGTCGCGTGGATCGTCGCGGTGTCCCTAATTGACATTCTCGCGCCGCCCGACATCCATCTGGGGCCGCTGCTCGTCGCAGCCCCGGCAATCACCCCGTCGTTCGGCGGACCCCGAACGGTGGGCCTGGTCGCTGCCCTGGCGGTGATCGCACAGACGACCATCGGGTTGGTGCGCGATCCTGACGCGATGCTCTCGTCCAACCACCAGGCACAGATCATCGCCCTGATCCTGGTGGGAATCTGCCTCGTCATCTTCTGCGTGGTGCGGGACCGCCGGGCGAAAGAGCTGATGCAGGTGCGGTACGTGTCCGAGACCGCCCAGCGTGTGGTCCTGCCTTCGCTGCCCCGACAGCTCGGACCGCTGCGGGCCGCGTCCCTCTACCTCGCCGCGGAGGCCGAGGCCCGGATTGGCGGGGATCTGTTCGCGGCGGCACGTACCACCTCCGGTACGCGGCTGATGATCGGCGACGTGCGGGGGAAGGGGCTGACCGCGGTCAATGACGCAGCCCTGCTGCTCGGAGCGTTCCGCGGCGCTGCCCACCGCCAGGCGAGCCTGGGCGAGCTGGTGGCCTACCTCGACCGAAGCGTGTGCTGGGACCTGATGGAGCCGGGCGAGACGAGCCTCTACGGAGAAACCTTCATCACCGCCACCCTCCTGGACATCCCCGACCACGGCGGCCGGGTCCAGATGATCTCCTGCGGTCACCCGCCGCCGATCGTCCTCCGTAACGGCCGGCCTACGACCATGGACGCCCGTATTCCCGCACCCCCCTTGGGCCTCGGCGAACTATCGCATCCGCGCTACCGCGTCGACAGCTTCCCGTTCGAGCCGGGAGACCTTCTGCTGCTGTACACGGACGGCGTCACCGAGGCCCGCGACTCCACCGGCACCTTCTACCCGCTCGCCGAGCGCATCACAGGCTGGACCGAGAACGACCCCGACGCCTTCCTCGACCGCCTCCGCCGCGACCTGCTGCACCACGTCGGCGGACACCTGAACGACGACGCCGCCATGATCGCCATAAAGCGCACCGCCACGCCCCGGGCCTGATCACCCGACCCCTCTTGCACCACTCAAACCTCGATGTCACGCGCGTAAATATTCGATGGCGCCAGGTTCGCTGTCACGACAAACAGAACGGAGCAGCGAGGGACGTCAGCAGCACGCTGCAGATCTCGAACGTGGACGACCACCAGCTCCCACCCGCTCCGGCCACAATCAGCGGAACGGAGGCCTTCACCTGGATCAGCCGCACCGCTCAGCCGTACGTCGCCTGCGCAGCCCGCGACCGGCACACGCATCGCCGACATGTTGAGGTGCCAGGGGCTGACAGGCCGCACCGGCCCGGCCGCTTTCGGGCATGTAACGCGGGGACCGCAGTACCCGGCGGCAGCCTAGCCCTCGAGCATGTCGGTGGTGTTGTACTGGTCGTGCCTGATCCGGAAGGCTTTCAACTCTTCGCGGCTGCGCTGTGAGTACTCCTCCACCTTCTCGAAGTACTCCTCCCTGGGAGCTCCCGGTGTGAAGAGCAGCAGAAACGACACGGGGTCGTCGCTGTCGTTCTGGAAAGCGTGGAGCCCGCCGGGCGGTACGTAGAGGAAGTCTCCCTCGCCCCCTGTGACCCAGCGTTCGCCGTTGTAGAGCCGGACCTCGCCGGACAGGACGTAGAAGGACTCGGAGATCGTACGGTGGAAGTGTTCCCTGGCACCCATGGTCTTCGGCGCCATGTCGATCTTGTACAGGCCGAACTCGCCGTTGGTGTTCTCCCGCTTGGCCACATAGCTGATGTCGGTGCCGCCCGAGCCGGTGTCGGGCTGCGGGGGCGCAGGTCGGAACAGTGCGCTGGTCTGGCCCCTGTCTCCGAGGTAGCGGGGCTCTGGGTAGGACATGGCGACTTCCTAATTCGTGAGTGCTGATTGGACCCACGCTAGTGGCCGCTGCTGCGGCCAGAAGCGGCACGACAGGTACGGCAGCCCGACAGATGAATGAGGGAGCCAGGCCGACTCCGACCTATGGCGGGCGAGCGACGAAACGCGACACATGAGGTGACGGGATGCCGGTCGCGAGCCGGCCCCGGACTCGGAAGGAGCAGGCGTGCGACAGCCGTGCACCGAGATCGCATCCCGTCCTTGGGGGTGTTCGTTGGTCGTTGGGGCTGATCAACGAGGAGCCCCGTCGGCAGGCGGAACGGATCTTTGAAGGAGACATCGTGAACCAAGCGGAAATGGTCGCGTTGTGGGAGCAGCACACGGCGTACGAGTTCGTCATCAAGGACGCCGACCTGGCAGTGACCACGATGGTGGAGGACGCCAGCGTGATGCATCTTCCGACGATGAGCGGCGGTTTCGGCAAGAACTACCTGCGGGGTTACTACCGCGACATCTTCATTCCCGGCATTCCGCAGAACACCACCGCTGAGACGGTGGACCGGTCGGTGGGCAGCGATTTCCTCGTCGAGGAGACGATCATGCGGATGCCGCACGACCAGGAGATCCCGTTCCTGCTGCCCGGACTCGCCCCGACCGGACGGACCGTCGAAGTGCCGCTGGTCGTGGTGGTGCAATTCCGCGACGGCCTGATGGAGAGCGAACGGCTCTACTGGGACCAGGCCGCGGTGTTGACCCAGGTCGGTCTGCTCGCCGCCGAAGGCCTGCCCATGGCCGACTTCACCGAGGTCGCCCGGTTCCTGCGGGACAAGGCCACGTCCTGACCACACAGGTTGATCGCTCCAGAGCACCCGAACCAGCAACAGCCGACAGGGAATCGCCACAGATCTACGTCGGGTTCCCCACACGTCTGGCGCCGCGTTCTCGCAGGTCACTGACTTCCGTCGGTGACCCATGGCTTCACGTCGAGACGCACGAGCGCGCCGATCTCCACCAACTGGTCCGGTAGCGCCAGGTCAGAGACACCCATGACCGTGCTGGTGGGCCGGTACTCCCCGAAGTACTCGGCGTGAAGGCGTGCCGTCGTGTCGAAGTTCTCCCGCAGGTTCCTCACCAGCACCGTGCTCTCCACGATTTGGCTGCGCTCGGCCCCGAAGTGCTTCAGCACCAGGTCCAGATTGGCCAGCGTGGTCTTGACCTGGAGCTCAAAGTCGCCGGCACCCACGAAGTTGCCGTCACGGTCATGGGACACCTGCCCAGACACGTACACCACGTCACCGACCTGGATTGCCTGGCTGTATCCGTAGAGCGACTCCCACGGCATACCAAAACCGAATCTCTGGGCCTGAACAGGCATGACTCACTTCCTGGTGAGACGACGCATGGCGCTGCCAGTTACGGACAGTCCTCTTTCGAGGAAGAAGTTATGCCGTGATCGCTGAGGAAGGCCTGGGACATGCCGCGCACCAGGGCCGGGGCTTTCAGGCAGGCGTCATGCAGTGTTGGGGATCTCCGAAAGCAAGGAGCGCCAACACCTGCGGACCTTGGCCCACGATTCGGCGGTCACGTCCTGGTGCAACTGCCGTGCGGCGCTCCGCCTCTGAGGCCCAGGCATCGCGGCGTCGACGGCGGCCGCAACCGTACGGCGCTGGGCACGGGCGTCGGACTGCCGGTCCTCGCAGCGCGGTAGTCCTGGCCGGAATCGAGCAACGACAACGCACCCTCACTCGGCCGTCGCTCGCTCCCCTCCGGGTTGAGAGCAAGGGGGCTGAATCTGCATGGCAGACTCGGGCTGTGATCGGCATCGACGAGTTCATGAGCGGCTGTCGGCCAGCGGTCCGGGGGCTGGTGGAGCAGTTCGGCAGCGCGGAGGCTGCGCTCGAATTCGACGCTGACCCACTGAGCGCAGTCGGCGTCCTGGACGGCTACGTGCAGAGGCTGCCACTCGACGAGTTCGAGGCGGAGGACTGGATTGCCCTGCACACAGACCTGTCCGCGTTCGTCACGGTGGTGTTGCTGGAGACGTATGGTGGCGCCTGCCGGGCACGCCTGGACGATACTCTGCCGACGGGCTGGGAGCTGGTGATTGACGTCGTCGGCTCGGACGCCCGGCACCGTGTGATCGCGCCGATGTCTTTGGTGTACGAGTATCTGGTGCCGGTCCCTCAGAGAATCCCTCGCCTGATGGAAGCCGTGGCCCACCAGGTGACTGGTTGAGCCGTTGGCCGGCTGCACGGGGCGACTCGTTCTCGCGTACATCGGCTGTCCGCATGAGCGTGCGACTCCCCAACCCGCGTCGAAACGACGTCGCGACTCACCCACACAGCCACCTGCCGAAGGCTTAGGCGTTGTTTCCTTTGGCTCCTTATGTGGTTGAAGCGATACGTGACAGGAGCGCTGGTACCCAGTGGTTGCCGTAGCGTGCCCGCAACTCCGGTAGCTTCCAGTCGTTGCCGGTGACGGTTCCTCGGCAGCTGGTCGGTGAGCCACAAGAGCATGCCAGGACGAACTGCGAATCCCAGGTACTGGTGGCGTAGTCGCTGGTCAGTTCCTCATCCGGTGCGATGCTGTGACGGGCGAGAAGGGTGTACGGACCTTCCCACCACAGGCTCGGGTCGCAGCCGTGGTTGCTGTATCCGATGGACTGCTCATTGCGGGGTGGAAGGACGAGATGCATGGTCTCGGTCACAGCGATGGTGTCGATGTAAGGGCGGCCCGGGTCAAGCCCGGCGGCGGCGAAGAGGTCTTGTAGTTCCTGGTGGGAGACCAGCCGGCCGCCCAGCCGGGCCACGACCGTTCCGGCTGCGATGGGCGCATTGGCGAACAAGCCCGAACCCGCAACGGGAGACGGACGGACTTCAGCGTGAGGGTGCAGCCAGCAAAGCGGGTCTGGTGTGGATGCCATTGGCCCATCGTGCCGTGTCACAGGTGGGGCATCAGTGCCTAGTGAGTCAGCGAAAGACGATGAGGGCCGCGGCAAGACCCACGAAGGCCAGGAAGTGTTCAGCCTTGCGTTCGTACCGTCGGTGCAGGCGGCGGCATCCGGCCAGCCAGGAGACTGTTCTCTCAACGACCCAACGGTGGCGTCCTAGGTGGGTGGACGGCTCAATTCCCTTACGGGCGATACGGTAGCGGATGCCGATCCGCTACGTCGTCGACAACGGCGTCAAATGGCGGGCGCTACCGGCCGATTACCCTCCCTGGCAGACCGTCTACTACCACTTCGCGGCCTGGCACCGCCGCGGCGTCATCGCCTTCCTGCGCGACCAGCTCCGCCGACAGATCCGCACGGGCCAGGGACGATGCCCCTGGCCCGTGACGTTGATCCTCGACTCTCAGTCCGTCAAAGCGGCCGAGACAGTATCCAAGGCCACCCGCGGCTTCGACGCCGGGAAGAAGATCAACGGACGCAAGAGACACATCGCCGTTGACACCCTCGGCCTGCCCGTGATGATCACGGTGACGCCCGCCGACACCACCGACCGCGACGCGGCCCGCGAACTCCTCTGGCGCCTGCGGGTCGTGCAACCCCAGATCACACAGGTCTGGGCCGACTCCGCCTACGCAGGCCAGCTCATCAACTGGTCCGGCGACTTCCTCAACATGACCCTGAAAACGGTCTCCCGGCCCCGCGGCGCGAAAGGCTTCGTGCTCCTGCCCCGCCGCTGGAGAGTCGAACGCACTCTCGGCTGGATCATGAAGGCCCGGCGCAACGTCCGCGACTACGAACGTCTGCCACAACATTCCGAAGCCCACCTGACCTGGGCACTCATCACCCTGATGACCCGGAGGATCACCCGCAGCGGTCCTCGCAAGGGCTGGTCGAAAAAGGACTCAACGGCATAAGAGCTCGCAGAGGATGCTTGGGCCTGAAGAGCGGCAGCACCACCTCGGGTGCTGCCGAAAAATAGATCGCCAGGGCGGACCAGGCCTCCTACCGTTCCGCCATGCAGATCGTTGTGACGCTGGACTGTGTCGACACCGAAGCGCAAGCCAACTTCTGGCTCGCCGCGCTCGCCCCGCTGGACTACCGGCGCGGCTTCCACGGACCTCCCTACCTAAGCCTGGTCGGGCCCGCTCCTG
The DNA window shown above is from Streptomyces sp. NBC_01445 and carries:
- a CDS encoding MFS transporter, with the translated sequence MWPLYAAGFTTAFGAHGIAANLGGLSEDAVTSLLVLGGLLALYDGAEVILKPVFGSLADRIGGKPVLLGGLIAFAAASALYAIADSPGWLWAARLGQGAAASAFSPSASALVARLNPAAKRGRAFGSYGFYKSIGYTLGPLLGGVLVWAGGLRLLFTVMALCAAVVAVWAALAVPVVPPLPRKRQTVADLARRLADRSFLAPTAALAAATAALSVGVGFLPVSGAAAGLGTVATGAAVSVLAATAAIVQPKAGRALDAGRLTTRTGLLTGLLITAAGLAAAMLPGLPGVLLAAALIGTGTGLITPLGFAALAASTPEEHMGQTMGSAELGRELGDAGGPLLVAGVATAATLTYGYAALAILLAAGALLALASRRRTDPTPS
- a CDS encoding ArsR/SmtB family transcription factor encodes the protein MLTVASDIEVLARFGRALADPIRCRILLALRQAPAYPADLADALAVSRTRLSNHLACLRDCGLVVTVPDGRRTRYELADPRLGHALDHLLAAVVAVEGDKTCPDAATKDCC
- a CDS encoding sulfite exporter TauE/SafE family protein, with amino-acid sequence MEWTIWAGFAAGLLISTVTAPVGVSGAVFLLPVQLSVLGVPSPAVTPTNLLFNVVAGPGALWRYRRDGALRGGLARRLVAWTLPGVIAGAAIRVFALPGPDVFRILVAAFLLPLGTWLCLRTLHPARRRPDAAEPSARALAALALTVGVVGGIYGIGGGSLLGPILAARGMPMARIAPATLAATFTTSVAGAAAYAVLALASPGPVAPDWWLGLACGAGGLIGGYLGARLQPHLPETALRLLLGALAGALGAVYAVQALA
- a CDS encoding RidA family protein — its product is MPWESLYGYSQAIQVGDVVYVSGQVSHDRDGNFVGAGDFELQVKTTLANLDLVLKHFGAERSQIVESTVLVRNLRENFDTTARLHAEYFGEYRPTSTVMGVSDLALPDQLVEIGALVRLDVKPWVTDGSQ
- a CDS encoding cupin domain-containing protein, producing MSYPEPRYLGDRGQTSALFRPAPPQPDTGSGGTDISYVAKRENTNGEFGLYKIDMAPKTMGAREHFHRTISESFYVLSGEVRLYNGERWVTGGEGDFLYVPPGGLHAFQNDSDDPVSFLLLFTPGAPREEYFEKVEEYSQRSREELKAFRIRHDQYNTTDMLEG
- a CDS encoding cation transporter, with translation MTAISLGPSPARRDALARRIRFLVAATITYNVIEAVVAITAGTIASSTALIGFGLDSVIEVSSAAAVAWQFSARDHAVRDAREKTTLRIIAVSFFALAAYVSVDAVRALTGTGEAERSVPGIVIAALSLAIMPFLSAAQRKAGRELGSASAVADSKQTLLCTYLSAVLLIGLVLNATLGWSWADPIAALVIATIAVKEGRDAWQGKGCCAPTAHTPVPAGAAAAEADACGCKPGCTCCS
- a CDS encoding nuclear transport factor 2 family protein, yielding MNQAEMVALWEQHTAYEFVIKDADLAVTTMVEDASVMHLPTMSGGFGKNYLRGYYRDIFIPGIPQNTTAETVDRSVGSDFLVEETIMRMPHDQEIPFLLPGLAPTGRTVEVPLVVVVQFRDGLMESERLYWDQAAVLTQVGLLAAEGLPMADFTEVARFLRDKATS
- a CDS encoding SET domain-containing protein-lysine N-methyltransferase — encoded protein: MFANAPIAAGTVVARLGGRLVSHQELQDLFAAAGLDPGRPYIDTIAVTETMHLVLPPRNEQSIGYSNHGCDPSLWWEGPYTLLARHSIAPDEELTSDYATSTWDSQFVLACSCGSPTSCRGTVTGNDWKLPELRARYGNHWVPALLSRIASTT
- a CDS encoding sigma factor-like helix-turn-helix DNA-binding protein, producing MTVEISLENCNSVDNTGEVLPDHRYDVALDVALALPGRQGERIARDEALVEDLRRGDFKGPRYDMFENRLAGEALPQLKGMLRTGTLITDSLRRWKEAGKPFGVAEGHRHLLREDLEQRDILAVDILLPTLDSFRRKALVEGGWNPRHKGGHGPGCLMTYFIGRCSWEFRQQYEKWSIKQRRIAEVHAKLLDPEAFLLSVASSEGTDLHSGGVVLDMLRKQPRQTQAVLALVLQGYEQLEIADRLQVSRGAVANSIYRFRQKVLRAEHEGKIHIPMARAYTDHKSGPAVRPMVQHGMGGRALWRGESR
- a CDS encoding ATP-dependent DNA ligase; translation: MRFRRHAVRESTNPCASVWDLLAHPELGDVRSRPYTERRALLLDLLHDVPPPIQAVPATDDPDVAQDWYDTLQGQGIEGVVCKRATSPYRAGRSGRRCGTRTPSTPTSSATSARHPGPIAWRSGCRTEAACCRRR
- a CDS encoding PP2C family protein-serine/threonine phosphatase — translated: MAQRSAGLRQPERASRALVAIPVAWIVAVSLIDILAPPDIHLGPLLVAAPAITPSFGGPRTVGLVAALAVIAQTTIGLVRDPDAMLSSNHQAQIIALILVGICLVIFCVVRDRRAKELMQVRYVSETAQRVVLPSLPRQLGPLRAASLYLAAEAEARIGGDLFAAARTTSGTRLMIGDVRGKGLTAVNDAALLLGAFRGAAHRQASLGELVAYLDRSVCWDLMEPGETSLYGETFITATLLDIPDHGGRVQMISCGHPPPIVLRNGRPTTMDARIPAPPLGLGELSHPRYRVDSFPFEPGDLLLLYTDGVTEARDSTGTFYPLAERITGWTENDPDAFLDRLRRDLLHHVGGHLNDDAAMIAIKRTATPRA
- a CDS encoding Chromate resistance protein ChrB, producing the protein MPEVPVFADGVQRALELTDGAGGQGVALQASGRTAEDAARFREMFTAARTAEWTEFLADCGKFEEEIAKDRIAKFTLAELEEEEQSLERLRRWHRDLTARDVFGAPEAAEAGIRLKQCTAVCEDYAERVFAALHTSDEDPS